A portion of the Verrucomicrobiota bacterium genome contains these proteins:
- a CDS encoding GldG family protein encodes MGKAARRSPSFGPQRWRIGLNVAVQLLVLACLLLMVNYLGLTRYQRWDLSRYNRYSLSELTRRLLGSLKKDVNIYVLYSSRDEIPGGQILFDDVRNLLKEYEIAAKRKVRVETVDLYDDVTKAKLLQDRFRFGSEKDLIIIEYQSRHKTVRVQDLAEFAPEGLFGATPQVRAFRGEQVLTSAVLALVENKQLLLGVVTGHGEPDALNGAELKRFKAMAEQQSIRFEEVNLASSNRSPGDYRALLIIGPRNDFSPQELGVLRAYWNSQGRLLVLLNPRSRTPLLNEFLNSCGIRADEDLVVTKIRTGIQEEGLTLDVYGRFAGDAPFLKSLSQATGYFPAGTTSLSLDAVKARAAGLRGTAVLRPAFPNYWGEKDDFLQTGTDPAFDEGRDLQPPLVFGWALEKGGIPDQRIQAGSSRMLVVGNADFLNDSTLNRATADADFAMLSLNWLTDREQLLGIPPKRTRFYFLDFSAGQLDRILFLVVLAVPAAAGLAGMLIYMVRRR; translated from the coding sequence GTGAATTACCTGGGGCTGACGCGGTACCAGCGCTGGGACCTGTCGCGGTACAACCGCTACTCTCTATCTGAGCTTACCCGGCGCTTGCTCGGTTCCCTCAAGAAAGACGTGAACATCTACGTTCTCTATTCCTCCCGTGACGAGATTCCGGGAGGTCAGATTCTTTTCGACGACGTTCGCAACCTCCTTAAAGAGTACGAGATTGCAGCCAAGCGCAAAGTCCGGGTTGAAACCGTTGACCTATACGACGACGTGACCAAGGCCAAACTGTTGCAGGACCGGTTCCGGTTCGGTTCGGAAAAAGATTTGATCATCATTGAGTACCAAAGCCGCCACAAGACGGTTCGGGTTCAAGACCTGGCTGAGTTTGCTCCGGAAGGCCTGTTCGGCGCGACGCCCCAGGTCAGAGCGTTCCGCGGTGAACAGGTTCTGACCAGTGCGGTGCTTGCACTGGTGGAAAACAAGCAGCTGCTGCTGGGCGTCGTGACCGGCCACGGCGAACCCGATGCGCTCAACGGCGCCGAACTGAAGCGCTTCAAAGCAATGGCCGAGCAGCAAAGCATCCGGTTTGAGGAGGTTAACCTGGCCAGCTCGAACCGTTCTCCCGGGGATTACCGCGCCCTGCTGATCATTGGTCCCCGCAATGATTTCAGTCCTCAGGAACTTGGCGTTCTCCGGGCGTACTGGAACAGCCAGGGCCGGCTTCTGGTGTTGTTGAACCCGCGATCCCGGACGCCTTTGCTGAACGAGTTCCTCAACAGCTGCGGCATCCGCGCGGACGAAGATCTAGTCGTTACGAAGATCAGAACCGGCATCCAGGAAGAAGGTTTGACGCTGGACGTTTACGGCCGTTTTGCCGGCGACGCGCCGTTCCTGAAATCACTCTCGCAGGCAACCGGTTACTTTCCTGCCGGCACCACTTCCCTGAGCCTGGACGCAGTCAAGGCCCGGGCCGCCGGACTTCGCGGCACTGCAGTTCTGCGACCGGCATTTCCGAACTACTGGGGCGAGAAGGATGATTTTCTTCAGACCGGCACCGACCCGGCCTTTGATGAAGGGCGAGACTTGCAGCCGCCTTTGGTTTTCGGTTGGGCGCTCGAGAAGGGCGGAATTCCGGACCAGCGGATCCAGGCCGGTTCCTCACGCATGCTCGTCGTAGGGAACGCCGATTTCCTGAACGACTCCACGCTGAACCGGGCCACGGCGGATGCTGACTTTGCCATGCTCAGCCTTAACTGGCTCACCGACCGGGAACAGCTCCTGGGCATCCCCCCGAAGCGGACCCGCTTTTACTTCCTTGATTTCAGCGCCGGGCAACTGGACCGCATCTTGTTTTTGGTGGTGCTCGCCGTGCCCGCGGCGGCCGGGCTGGCCGGGATGCTGATCTACATGGTCCGCCGCCGGTAG